The following proteins come from a genomic window of Aquimarina sp. MAR_2010_214:
- a CDS encoding ABC transporter ATP-binding protein produces MIKIENLHKNFGKNQVLKGVDLDIAQGGIFAILGPNGSGKTTLIKSILGMVIPNEGDIFIDNILIKKSWKYRQQIDYLPQIANFPANLTVQELIKMIKDLRNKPGNDEGLITSFQLTPFLDKKLSNLSGGTKQKVNLVLTLMFDSPLIILDEPTTGLDPIALLELKKIIQQEKDKGKTILITSHIMSFVEEIADEIVFLLEGKVYFKGDIHTLKEKTKENDFEHAIANLLKENNA; encoded by the coding sequence ATGATTAAAATTGAAAATTTACATAAGAATTTTGGAAAGAATCAGGTCTTAAAGGGAGTTGATCTAGATATAGCACAAGGAGGAATATTTGCAATACTAGGACCAAATGGATCTGGCAAGACAACATTGATCAAATCTATTCTTGGGATGGTGATTCCAAATGAAGGAGATATTTTTATTGATAACATACTAATTAAGAAAAGTTGGAAATATCGACAACAAATAGACTATTTACCACAAATAGCTAATTTTCCTGCAAATCTAACAGTACAGGAATTGATAAAAATGATTAAAGATCTACGAAATAAACCTGGAAATGATGAAGGACTTATAACATCTTTTCAACTAACTCCTTTTTTAGACAAAAAACTAAGCAACCTATCTGGGGGAACAAAACAAAAAGTAAATTTAGTATTAACACTAATGTTTGATAGCCCATTGATTATTCTAGATGAGCCTACCACGGGACTTGACCCTATTGCTTTGCTCGAGCTTAAAAAAATAATACAGCAAGAAAAAGATAAAGGAAAGACAATTTTGATTACTTCTCACATCATGAGTTTTGTAGAAGAGATAGCCGATGAAATTGTTTTTCTACTCGAAGGGAAAGTATATTTTAAAGGAGATATACATACCTTAAAAGAAAAAACAAAGGAAAATGATTTTGAACATGCTATTGCTAATCTGTTAAAAGAAAACAATGCTTAA
- a CDS encoding ABC transporter permease, whose product MLKILKYSFYDLIRSRWSYVYLLFYLALGFVLLFLNSDLSKAVITLMNVIIILVPLIGTIFGVMYYYNSKEFTELLLAQPIKRSSIFLGQYLGVALSLSMSLVIGLGLPFIMYGLFQSSAIWEFSLLLITGAFLTLIFTALAFNIALYNENKIKGFSYAILLWLFMAVIYDGLFLMSLIMFESYPLDKFSIGVTLFNPIDLSRILILLKLDISALLGYTGAVFQKFFGTNLGVILSCIALSIWVFLPTFNIYRKSKKKDF is encoded by the coding sequence ATGCTTAAGATTTTAAAATATAGTTTTTATGACCTTATCCGTAGTCGCTGGAGTTATGTATACCTGCTTTTCTACTTGGCATTAGGTTTCGTATTATTATTCTTAAATAGTGACTTGTCTAAAGCCGTAATTACTTTGATGAATGTGATTATCATTCTTGTTCCTCTTATCGGAACCATTTTTGGAGTAATGTATTATTATAATTCTAAAGAATTTACAGAATTACTTTTGGCACAACCCATTAAAAGGTCATCTATTTTTCTTGGGCAATACCTAGGAGTAGCTCTTTCACTTTCTATGAGCTTGGTCATAGGGTTAGGATTACCATTTATAATGTATGGTCTTTTTCAATCCAGCGCAATTTGGGAATTTTCATTACTCCTTATAACAGGTGCATTTTTGACATTAATTTTTACTGCTCTGGCATTTAATATTGCCTTGTATAATGAAAACAAGATCAAGGGATTTAGCTATGCTATTTTACTATGGTTATTTATGGCAGTAATCTACGATGGCCTTTTTTTAATGTCATTAATTATGTTTGAATCCTACCCATTAGATAAATTTTCAATAGGAGTAACTTTATTTAATCCTATCGATTTATCTAGGATTTTAATTTTATTAAAACTTGATATCTCTGCTCTTTTAGGATATACCGGTGCTGTTTTTCAGAAATTCTTTGGTACTAATTTAGGCGTGATTTTATCTTGTATCGCACTTTCTATTTGGGTATTTTTACCTACATTCAACATTTATAGAAAATCTAAGAAAAAGGATTTTTAA
- a CDS encoding HupE/UreJ family protein yields MSEFWLYLKLGFGHVLDWHAYDHILFLIVLTVGYTFDSWKRILVLVTLFTIGHTFSLFLAAYNVVSVNSRLVEFLIPLSILMTGLFNVFTAKNTSKNSKIGILYGVTIFFGLIHGLGFSSYFKAISSNVSSKILPLIEFALGVEAAQIIIVLLVLIVSFVFQTFFRFSKRDWILVVSSIVIGMVIPMLIANKIW; encoded by the coding sequence ATGTCAGAGTTTTGGCTTTATCTAAAGCTAGGTTTTGGTCACGTGCTGGATTGGCATGCTTATGACCATATTTTGTTTCTAATTGTGTTAACTGTAGGGTATACTTTTGATAGCTGGAAACGAATTTTAGTGTTAGTTACTTTATTTACAATTGGGCATACCTTTTCTTTATTCTTGGCAGCATATAATGTGGTGTCAGTGAATTCAAGATTGGTAGAATTTCTTATCCCCTTGTCCATTTTGATGACAGGTTTGTTTAACGTATTTACAGCAAAAAACACGTCAAAAAATAGTAAAATTGGAATCTTATATGGGGTAACGATCTTTTTTGGGTTAATTCATGGATTAGGTTTTTCTAGTTATTTCAAAGCAATTAGCAGTAATGTAAGTTCTAAGATTTTACCTTTGATTGAATTTGCATTGGGAGTTGAAGCAGCACAGATTATTATTGTTTTATTAGTCCTTATAGTTAGTTTTGTATTTCAGACCTTTTTTAGGTTTTCAAAACGAGATTGGATACTTGTTGTTTCTTCAATCGTGATAGGAATGGTGATCCCCATGCTTATTGCTAATAAAATTTGGTGA
- a CDS encoding dCMP deaminase family protein, translating to MSKKKQLKYDKAYLRIAREWGKLSHCDRKKVGAVIVKDRMIISDGFNGTPTGFENPCEDEEGYTKWYVLHAEANAISKVASSTQSCRGATLYITLSPCKECSKLIHQAGIKRIVYQTGYKDDSGLQFLAKAGVEIEQITDLEE from the coding sequence ATGTCCAAAAAAAAACAACTGAAGTACGATAAAGCCTATCTTAGGATTGCAAGAGAATGGGGGAAATTATCTCATTGTGATAGAAAAAAAGTTGGTGCGGTTATTGTAAAGGATAGAATGATTATTTCAGATGGATTTAATGGAACCCCAACAGGTTTTGAAAATCCATGTGAAGACGAAGAAGGATATACAAAGTGGTATGTATTACATGCAGAAGCAAATGCAATTTCTAAAGTGGCTTCATCTACTCAATCATGTAGAGGGGCAACATTATATATTACATTATCACCATGTAAGGAGTGTAGTAAATTGATCCACCAAGCAGGAATAAAACGTATCGTGTATCAAACAGGTTATAAAGATGACTCTGGCTTGCAGTTTCTTGCTAAAGCTGGAGTAGAGATAGAACAGATTACGGATTTAGAAGAATAA
- a CDS encoding S41 family peptidase has product MGYSKKYLPLFLGLAVGAGVFLGSKLDFSNPSAKLFSYNPKKEKLNRLIDYIDYEYVDEINTDSIVEVTVNRILENLDPHSIYIPSEELEGITENMQGDFIGIGVSYYPYRDTISVINTIKGGPSEKSGIKAGDRILMADRDTLFGERLIRDGLANRLKGELNSQVQLRVYRKGKGTFDVVVKRGRVPIQSVDASYMLDDKLGYVKVNRFAETTYKEFKTAMDELIDEGAENMVIDLRNNGGGFIAPALKMADEFLKDDVLIMFTKNKKGAIENNFATNRGSFEKGKIYVLINENSASASEIFAGAIQDNDRGTIVGRRSYGKGLVQREMALGDGSAIRLTISRYYTPTGRSIQKPYANGNKEYFNEYMERYKNGELQNADSIQVADSLKFKTPGGKIVYGGGGIIPDIFVGKDTTRVGETLDYMLRSGRMGGYVFEELDKNRSYYNDLSENEFNEKINLDNTFAEDFLKYSRQRGVEIELRNYEDQLKKYLKATMARQLFGTGAFERIINEDDAMITKVLSLSKEE; this is encoded by the coding sequence ATGGGATATTCAAAAAAATACTTGCCTTTGTTTTTGGGTTTGGCTGTAGGAGCCGGAGTGTTTTTGGGTAGCAAACTTGATTTTAGCAACCCTTCAGCAAAGTTATTTTCATATAACCCAAAAAAAGAAAAACTAAATAGGCTTATTGATTATATAGATTATGAGTATGTAGATGAAATCAATACAGATAGTATTGTTGAGGTTACAGTAAATAGGATATTAGAAAATCTAGATCCTCATTCAATATATATACCATCAGAAGAACTCGAAGGGATTACAGAAAATATGCAAGGGGATTTTATTGGTATTGGAGTGAGTTATTATCCTTATAGAGATACAATATCTGTAATTAATACCATAAAAGGAGGGCCAAGTGAAAAATCGGGAATTAAGGCAGGAGATAGAATATTAATGGCAGATAGGGATACCTTGTTTGGAGAACGACTTATAAGAGATGGTTTAGCTAATAGATTAAAAGGTGAGCTTAATAGTCAGGTACAGCTTAGGGTATATAGAAAAGGTAAAGGCACATTTGATGTTGTAGTAAAAAGAGGACGCGTACCTATACAAAGTGTTGATGCATCTTATATGCTAGATGATAAATTAGGGTATGTAAAAGTAAACCGTTTTGCAGAGACAACTTATAAAGAGTTTAAAACGGCAATGGATGAGTTAATTGATGAAGGGGCTGAAAATATGGTGATTGATCTTCGTAATAATGGAGGAGGATTTATTGCTCCGGCTCTAAAAATGGCAGACGAATTCTTGAAAGATGATGTGCTGATTATGTTTACCAAAAATAAAAAAGGAGCCATAGAAAATAATTTTGCTACTAATAGAGGAAGTTTTGAGAAAGGAAAAATCTATGTATTGATCAATGAAAATTCTGCCTCTGCCAGTGAGATTTTCGCCGGAGCAATACAAGATAATGATAGAGGAACTATTGTAGGTAGACGCTCTTATGGTAAAGGCCTTGTACAAAGAGAAATGGCACTAGGAGATGGTAGCGCAATACGATTAACAATTTCAAGATATTATACACCTACCGGGCGATCAATACAAAAACCGTATGCTAACGGAAATAAAGAGTATTTTAATGAGTATATGGAGCGATATAAAAATGGAGAATTGCAGAATGCAGATAGTATTCAGGTAGCAGATTCTTTAAAGTTTAAGACTCCGGGAGGCAAAATTGTTTATGGAGGTGGAGGTATTATACCAGATATATTTGTAGGTAAAGACACTACACGTGTTGGTGAAACATTAGATTATATGTTACGCTCTGGCCGTATGGGGGGATATGTATTCGAAGAACTGGATAAAAACAGATCGTATTATAATGATTTATCAGAAAATGAGTTTAATGAAAAAATCAATTTAGATAATACTTTTGCTGAAGATTTTTTAAAATATTCAAGACAAAGAGGAGTAGAAATTGAATTAAGAAATTATGAAGATCAATTAAAAAAATATTTGAAAGCGACAATGGCGCGACAATTATTTGGAACTGGGGCTTTTGAAAGAATTATAAATGAAGATGATGCAATGATTACTAAAGTATTATCACTTTCTAAAGAAGAATAA
- a CDS encoding MarC family protein, which translates to MNFDIKEIFTASMILFAVIDIIGSIPIIIDLRKKVGHIQSEKASIVAAILMVVFLFVGKEILNLIGIDVNSFAVAGAFIIFFLALEMILGIQLYKDDEPETAAVVPLAFPLIAGAGTMTSILSLRAEYHPINIVIAILINIIFVYIVLKSSKRIEKIIGKQGINVIRKIFGVILLAIAVKLFATNIKGLF; encoded by the coding sequence ATGAACTTTGACATTAAAGAAATTTTTACTGCAAGTATGATTTTATTTGCTGTAATAGATATCATAGGAAGCATCCCTATTATCATCGATTTACGTAAAAAAGTGGGGCATATCCAAAGTGAAAAAGCTTCGATTGTTGCTGCTATATTAATGGTCGTTTTTCTTTTTGTAGGAAAAGAAATTTTAAATCTTATCGGAATCGATGTTAATTCTTTTGCTGTAGCTGGGGCTTTTATCATTTTCTTTCTAGCCTTAGAAATGATATTAGGTATCCAATTATATAAAGATGATGAGCCAGAAACAGCAGCAGTAGTCCCTTTAGCTTTCCCGTTGATTGCTGGAGCCGGAACCATGACCTCTATTCTTTCTCTACGAGCAGAATACCATCCAATTAACATAGTAATTGCCATACTGATTAATATTATTTTTGTGTATATCGTTTTAAAATCTTCGAAAAGAATAGAAAAAATAATAGGTAAACAAGGGATTAATGTGATTCGAAAGATTTTTGGGGTAATTCTACTTGCTATTGCTGTTAAATTATTTGCTACAAATATCAAAGGCCTTTTTTAA
- a CDS encoding DUF3109 family protein, with translation MFQLGKTIVSEDIIEKDFVCNLSACKGACCIDGEAGAPLEESETHKLKEIYPIIKSYLRKEGIEAIEHYGTSVKTANGELETPLIDGADCAYVIFDEKGTATCAIEEAYNQGEIDWKKPVSCHLYPIRVQEYTEFSAVNYHKWEICDDACTLGKEFQVPIYKFVKEALIRKFGEDWYIELENVAAKLKK, from the coding sequence ATGTTTCAATTAGGAAAAACCATAGTTTCTGAGGATATTATTGAGAAAGACTTTGTCTGTAATCTTTCTGCATGCAAAGGAGCTTGCTGTATTGATGGCGAGGCAGGAGCGCCCTTAGAAGAGTCAGAGACCCATAAGCTTAAAGAGATATATCCTATCATCAAATCTTATTTGAGAAAAGAAGGTATTGAAGCCATCGAACATTATGGAACTTCTGTCAAAACAGCTAATGGAGAGCTCGAAACACCTTTAATTGATGGCGCAGATTGTGCTTATGTGATTTTTGACGAAAAAGGCACAGCTACGTGTGCTATTGAAGAAGCATATAACCAAGGAGAGATCGACTGGAAAAAACCAGTATCTTGTCACTTGTATCCAATTAGAGTTCAGGAATACACAGAGTTTTCTGCAGTGAATTATCATAAATGGGAAATTTGTGATGATGCCTGTACATTAGGTAAAGAGTTTCAAGTACCGATCTATAAATTCGTTAAAGAAGCCTTAATCCGAAAATTTGGAGAAGACTGGTATATAGAACTTGAAAACGTGGCAGCAAAATTGAAAAAATAA
- a CDS encoding ribonucleotide-diphosphate reductase subunit beta produces MSAVEPILQENKDRFVIFPIQHHDIWEWYKKSEASFWTAEEIDLHQDITDWATKLTEDEQYFIKHILAFFAASDGIVNENLAENFINEVQYSEAKFFYGFQIMMENIHSETYSLLIDTYVKDEKEKDILFNALENFPAIKKKADWALQWIESDSFAERLIAFAAVEGIFFSGAFCSIFWLKKRGLMPGLTFSNELISRDEGVHCDFAVHLHNKHLINKVPKDRIRKILIDALDIEREFITESLPVSLIGMNSKLMTQYLEFVTDRLLVELGCEKEYETSNPFDFMDMISLQGKTNFFEKRVSEYQKAGVLNKDTEDNKISFDADF; encoded by the coding sequence ATGAGCGCCGTAGAACCTATTTTGCAAGAAAACAAAGATCGATTCGTAATTTTTCCTATCCAACACCACGATATTTGGGAATGGTATAAGAAATCCGAAGCTAGTTTTTGGACAGCAGAAGAGATCGATTTGCATCAAGATATTACGGATTGGGCAACCAAACTTACTGAAGATGAGCAATATTTTATTAAACATATTTTAGCGTTTTTTGCAGCATCTGATGGGATCGTAAATGAAAACCTTGCAGAAAATTTTATAAACGAAGTACAGTATAGTGAAGCAAAATTTTTCTACGGTTTCCAGATTATGATGGAAAACATTCATTCGGAAACATACTCTTTACTAATCGATACTTATGTAAAAGATGAGAAAGAAAAGGATATATTATTTAATGCATTAGAGAATTTTCCTGCAATTAAGAAAAAAGCAGATTGGGCATTACAATGGATAGAATCTGATTCTTTTGCAGAACGTTTAATTGCTTTTGCAGCAGTAGAAGGGATATTCTTTTCAGGAGCATTCTGTTCTATATTCTGGTTGAAAAAACGAGGATTAATGCCAGGGCTTACATTTTCTAATGAGCTAATTTCAAGAGATGAAGGAGTACATTGCGATTTTGCAGTTCATCTTCATAACAAACATTTGATAAATAAAGTGCCAAAGGATAGAATTAGAAAAATCCTGATAGACGCATTAGATATAGAAAGAGAATTTATAACAGAATCTCTTCCGGTAAGTTTGATTGGTATGAATTCTAAATTGATGACTCAATATCTAGAATTTGTTACCGATAGATTATTGGTAGAATTAGGATGCGAAAAAGAATATGAGACATCAAATCCATTTGATTTTATGGATATGATCTCTTTACAAGGGAAAACCAACTTCTTTGAGAAAAGGGTTTCAGAATATCAAAAAGCAGGAGTACTTAATAAAGATACAGAAGACAACAAAATAAGTTTTGATGCAGATTTTTAA
- a CDS encoding ribonucleoside-diphosphate reductase subunit alpha, which yields MYVVKRDGRKEPIMFDKITARVRKLCYGLNPLVDPVKVAMRVIEGLYDGVTTSELDNLAAEIAATMTITHPDYAKLAARISVSNLHKNTKKTFSEVITDLYEYVNPRNGKKGPLIADDVYEVIMANKEKLDSTIIYNRDFGYDYFGFKTLERSYLLKINGTIAERPQHMLMRVSIGIHLNDLDAAIETYELMSKKYFTHATPTLFNSGTPKPQMSSCFLLAMKDDSIDGIYDTLKQTAKISQSAGGIGLSIHNVRATGSYIAGTNGTSNGIVPMLQVYNDTARYVDQGGGKRKGSFAIYVEPWHADIFDFLDLKKNHGKEEMRARDLFYAMWVPDLFMKRVQEDAEWTLMCPNECPGLFDIHSDEFEEAYLRFESEGKGRRTIKARELWEKILESQIETGTPYMLYKDAANRKSNQQNLGTIRSSNLCTEILEYTSPDEVAVCNLASIALPMFVKNGQFDHKELFRITKRVTKNLNRVIDRNYYPVKEAENSNMRHRPIGLGVQGLADAFIQLRLPFTSDEAKKLNQEIFETLYFAAVTASMEEAKADGAYQTYEGSPISKGDFQYNLWGIKDEELSGRWDWAKLRKQVLKNGVRNSLLVAPMPTASTSQILGNNEAFEPYTSNIYTRRVLSGEFIVVNKHLLEDLVKLGLWNDNLKDAIMRANGSVQNIDIIPQDLKELYKTVWEMSMKDIIDMSRHRGYFIDQSQSLNLFLEGATMAKLTSMHFYAWKSGLKTGMYYLRTKSAVDAIKFTLKKETKEEPKPEQVAVAAAQVMEAQATKEEPKQEAVAPEGTALTPEELRAIIAQSKEGEGDDCLMCGS from the coding sequence ATGTATGTAGTAAAAAGAGATGGGCGTAAAGAACCAATTATGTTCGACAAGATTACCGCAAGGGTAAGAAAATTATGTTATGGACTTAATCCACTAGTTGATCCTGTAAAGGTAGCAATGAGAGTGATAGAAGGGTTGTATGATGGAGTAACGACTAGTGAGTTGGATAATTTGGCTGCAGAAATAGCAGCAACAATGACTATAACACACCCTGATTATGCGAAGCTTGCAGCTCGTATCTCTGTTTCTAATCTACATAAAAATACAAAGAAAACTTTTTCTGAAGTCATTACAGACTTATATGAGTATGTAAATCCAAGAAACGGTAAAAAAGGACCACTGATAGCCGATGATGTATATGAGGTAATTATGGCTAATAAGGAAAAGCTGGATTCTACTATTATATATAATAGAGATTTTGGCTATGACTATTTTGGTTTTAAAACATTAGAACGTTCTTATCTGTTAAAAATCAATGGCACAATTGCTGAACGTCCTCAGCATATGCTTATGAGAGTTTCTATCGGTATCCATCTTAATGATCTTGATGCTGCTATAGAGACTTATGAATTGATGTCTAAAAAATACTTTACACACGCTACACCAACATTGTTTAATTCGGGAACACCAAAACCGCAAATGTCATCTTGTTTCCTTCTGGCGATGAAAGATGATAGTATTGATGGTATTTATGATACACTTAAACAAACAGCAAAAATTTCTCAGTCTGCTGGAGGAATAGGATTATCTATACATAATGTACGTGCTACAGGTTCTTATATTGCTGGTACTAATGGAACATCTAACGGGATTGTACCTATGCTACAAGTATATAATGATACAGCTCGTTATGTAGATCAGGGTGGAGGAAAGCGTAAAGGGTCTTTTGCAATATATGTAGAACCCTGGCATGCTGATATTTTTGATTTTTTGGATCTGAAAAAGAATCATGGTAAAGAAGAAATGCGTGCGCGAGATTTATTCTATGCAATGTGGGTGCCGGATTTATTTATGAAACGTGTACAAGAAGATGCAGAATGGACATTAATGTGTCCTAATGAGTGTCCTGGTTTATTTGACATACATAGTGATGAGTTTGAAGAAGCTTACCTTCGTTTTGAATCAGAAGGAAAAGGACGAAGAACAATCAAAGCACGTGAACTTTGGGAAAAAATATTAGAATCTCAGATCGAAACGGGTACACCTTATATGTTGTATAAAGATGCTGCAAATCGTAAATCTAATCAACAAAATCTGGGAACCATACGATCCTCTAATTTATGTACAGAGATATTAGAATATACCAGTCCAGATGAAGTAGCCGTATGTAACTTGGCATCTATTGCGTTGCCAATGTTTGTGAAAAATGGGCAGTTTGATCATAAAGAACTCTTTAGAATTACAAAACGGGTGACTAAGAACCTGAACAGAGTAATTGATCGTAATTACTATCCGGTAAAAGAAGCAGAAAATTCTAATATGCGTCATCGTCCAATTGGATTAGGAGTGCAAGGATTGGCTGATGCATTTATCCAATTACGTTTGCCATTTACCAGTGATGAGGCTAAGAAATTAAACCAAGAGATTTTTGAAACTCTATATTTTGCTGCAGTAACAGCATCTATGGAAGAGGCAAAAGCTGATGGGGCATATCAAACTTATGAAGGCTCTCCAATATCTAAAGGAGATTTTCAATACAACCTATGGGGAATAAAAGATGAAGAATTAAGTGGTCGTTGGGACTGGGCAAAACTTCGTAAGCAAGTGCTTAAAAACGGAGTGCGTAACTCATTATTAGTTGCACCAATGCCTACAGCATCTACTTCTCAGATTTTAGGAAACAATGAAGCATTCGAACCGTACACAAGTAACATTTATACCAGACGTGTACTCTCTGGAGAGTTTATCGTAGTAAATAAACACTTATTAGAAGATTTAGTGAAATTAGGATTATGGAATGATAACCTTAAGGATGCTATTATGCGTGCAAATGGTTCAGTACAAAATATAGATATCATTCCGCAAGATTTAAAAGAACTGTACAAAACTGTTTGGGAAATGAGTATGAAAGATATTATCGATATGTCTCGTCATAGAGGGTATTTTATCGATCAGTCTCAATCTCTAAACTTGTTCTTAGAAGGTGCTACTATGGCCAAATTAACTTCAATGCATTTTTATGCATGGAAGAGTGGATTAAAAACGGGTATGTATTACCTGAGAACGAAATCTGCGGTAGATGCAATTAAGTTTACGCTTAAAAAGGAAACTAAAGAAGAGCCTAAACCAGAGCAAGTAGCCGTAGCTGCTGCACAAGTAATGGAAGCGCAAGCGACCAAAGAAGAACCAAAACAAGAAGCTGTTGCACCAGAAGGAACAGCTCTTACTCCAGAAGAACTTCGTGCAATCATTGCACAATCTAAAGAAGGCGAAGGAGACGATTGTTTAATGTGTGGGTCTTAG
- the dgt gene encoding dGTP triphosphohydrolase has protein sequence MNWEQLLSLKRQGDRNKRLRKEQDETRLGFEVDYDRIIFSSAFRSLQDKTQVIPLSKTSFVHTRLTHSLEVSVVGRSLGRVVGKKILEKHPHLAAVHGYQFNDFGAIVAAAALAHDIGNPPFGHSGEKAIGEYFKTGSGNRYKDLLTPKQYQDLIDFEGNANGFKILTESREGIEGGLRLSYATLGAFMKYPKESLPKKPTTHIAHKKFGYFQNDTSFFKEVAEEVGLLQYQIGDEVTYSRHPLTFLVEAADDICYTIIDFEDGINLGLIEEEYALEYLIKLVKDTINTSKYNKLITTADRLSYLRALAINTLIGEAASIFVEHEEAILSGTFDMALIDKSKYEAQIDDIIKISVAKIYQSQEVTEKEIAGYEILATLLDRYCVATDNFNKGESSNYDKLILRAEGINFDYTNADLYTRLIGISNYVASLTDGNALLKFQKIKGLQI, from the coding sequence ATGAATTGGGAACAACTCCTGTCCTTAAAACGACAAGGAGATAGAAATAAAAGATTACGTAAAGAGCAAGACGAAACTCGATTAGGTTTTGAAGTCGATTATGATCGTATTATCTTCTCTTCGGCCTTTAGAAGTTTACAGGATAAAACACAGGTTATCCCGTTATCCAAAACGAGCTTTGTACATACACGATTAACACATAGCCTCGAAGTATCTGTAGTAGGACGTTCTTTGGGTAGAGTAGTGGGTAAGAAGATTTTAGAAAAACATCCACATCTTGCCGCTGTTCATGGATATCAGTTTAATGATTTTGGCGCTATCGTTGCGGCTGCCGCATTAGCACATGATATTGGTAATCCACCCTTTGGGCATTCTGGAGAGAAGGCTATAGGAGAATACTTCAAAACAGGAAGCGGTAACCGATATAAAGATTTACTTACTCCGAAGCAGTATCAGGACCTGATAGATTTTGAGGGAAATGCTAATGGATTTAAAATTCTTACAGAGTCTCGTGAAGGGATAGAAGGAGGTCTTAGGTTATCCTATGCGACACTAGGAGCATTTATGAAATATCCTAAAGAGTCGCTACCTAAAAAACCAACGACACATATTGCTCATAAAAAATTTGGGTACTTTCAGAACGATACTTCTTTTTTTAAAGAGGTAGCAGAAGAAGTGGGGTTGTTGCAATACCAGATAGGCGATGAGGTTACCTATAGTCGTCACCCACTAACTTTTTTGGTAGAAGCAGCAGATGATATTTGTTATACTATTATTGATTTTGAAGATGGTATTAATCTGGGGTTAATAGAAGAAGAATATGCTTTAGAATACTTGATTAAATTGGTGAAGGATACTATCAATACTTCAAAATATAATAAACTTATTACCACGGCAGATCGATTAAGTTATCTTAGGGCGCTAGCGATTAATACTTTAATAGGAGAAGCAGCAAGTATTTTTGTCGAGCATGAAGAAGCCATATTATCAGGAACTTTTGATATGGCATTAATAGACAAAAGTAAATACGAAGCTCAAATCGATGACATTATAAAAATAAGTGTTGCTAAGATATATCAAAGCCAGGAAGTCACCGAAAAAGAAATTGCAGGATATGAGATTCTAGCTACACTTTTGGATCGCTATTGCGTGGCGACAGATAACTTTAACAAGGGAGAGAGTTCTAACTATGATAAGCTTATTTTGAGAGCCGAAGGTATTAATTTTGATTATACAAATGCAGATCTCTATACTCGTCTTATCGGGATAAGTAACTATGTAGCGAGTCTAACGGATGGTAATGCATTACTGAAATTTCAGAAAATTAAAGGGCTACAGATATAA
- a CDS encoding lipocalin family protein, with protein sequence MKKLSLITLLIVTTFISCSKDDDATPTNQELIIGKWQLTEITDSQGSETLNVCDLMDSYEFKSDKTAIYIEHGGETAESCIPYESKETWSISKNILTAKYDKTTEDATILELNETMLKLKYEEEGDISTFTYKKV encoded by the coding sequence ATGAAAAAACTAAGTCTAATTACCCTACTTATTGTAACAACTTTTATTTCTTGCTCTAAAGATGATGACGCAACTCCAACAAATCAAGAATTAATTATCGGGAAATGGCAACTTACAGAAATAACAGATAGTCAAGGTTCAGAAACACTTAATGTTTGTGATTTAATGGATTCCTATGAATTTAAATCTGACAAAACTGCTATATATATTGAACATGGAGGAGAAACTGCAGAAAGCTGTATTCCATATGAAAGCAAGGAAACCTGGTCTATTTCTAAGAATATTTTAACTGCAAAATATGATAAAACTACCGAAGATGCTACTATTCTTGAACTAAATGAAACTATGTTAAAACTCAAATATGAAGAAGAAGGAGATATTTCAACATTTACCTATAAAAAAGTATAG